A window of Blastocatellia bacterium genomic DNA:
CGGATATGTGCGAGTGAATGAATTTCAAGAGACCTCGCGCGTAGGCGTCTTCTGCGCTGGGGAGCCGACGGGAATCGGAGGCGTTGATCTTGCTCTGATCGAGGGACAAATCGCTGGGTATGCGGCGGCCGGTCGTCCGGAACTGGCGCGCGCCCTGTTCGGACTACGTGCGCGCTGGCGGTGTTTCGCCTCTCGGCTCAATCGCGCATTCGCCCTCCGCCCGGAATTAAAATCTCTTCCCGATGCGCGG
This region includes:
- a CDS encoding FAD/NAD(P)-binding oxidoreductase, with protein sequence GYVRVNEFQETSRVGVFCAGEPTGIGGVDLALIEGQIAGYAAAGRPELARALFGLRARWRCFASRLNRAFALRPELKSLPDARTIICRCEDVPLERLRRYGSWREAKLQTRCGMGPCQGRICGPAVEFLFGWTVESHRPPIFPTRVESLMQAPFPGRGGNI